In Sphaeramia orbicularis chromosome 5, fSphaOr1.1, whole genome shotgun sequence, the genomic stretch TCTATTTTTACTAACTAAAAGCTCTTCTTCTCTAGCATGTCTACTCTAAAACAGTTCACATTGTGACAGAGCTACACTATGCAGATTTGTTTGGCTCTAATCAACTGACACACTGACTCTGACAAAAGGAAACGCTAAAAAagctcaacaaaaaaaaaagagattttttttttttctctacatctctATATGAGACAAGAAGGCATCTGTAGCAAATGTTTATTAAAGGTACAAGCCGTGCTTAAAGGGACAGCTCTGTGCACTTTGTTTTTCAGTAGAAGTCCATGCACATCTTGATCGCAGGAATGCACTCTTCACCTCTCCCATCATTGCCTTTCACTCAGATGGGTCTCTGCTGTGtgcctgtcacacacacacatcttttacTCTCTTCCAAAGTTTCCTCATACAGACTTTAAGGTTGTAGTCGCAGCTCCTCCAGCGATTTCTGAAGTCTTGCTATCTTTGGTCTGGGTTAATTCTGACACCTACTGTACATACTTGCACTGTCCATCCTGGTCTTTGTTTTCCTGACTGTCTTTTGTCTTCTGTAAACGTACTATTCCTACCCTGCAAGTCTGTTTTCAACAGAAGATAGCCTTTCACAGTGCATTGGTACATGGCTGTAGGGCATGGTGGGCAGACCTGGGCAAACaataatacatttcatttgtttttaacagttttctctctgttcaaattgcacttggaTCTGTTTCATTAGGCAGTTTTAGAGCCTCAAAGCCTCGCAAAGATAAGAGATGAATTAAGCTTTTAATCAGTGTTGTATTGGATTACTGTTTTGCTCAGGTCTAGTGCTGGGTGCAGTGGGAGGTGGTGAGGAGGTAACTGAGAAGCAGAGGAAGGAAGAAAGTGAGTGAGAGGTGATATTCGTGCCAGTCTGTCTCTGCTTGTCCCATCGCTATGGCAACATGATGGGTGTGTCTGAGAACACTGATATAATGGAGTCTGTCTCCCCTGCTCTCTGCTGTGATTGGTTGTGGAGCTTTGACTGGTGCTCTGCCCCTAGCAGTAAACCTGGCCCCAGATGTCCTTGCACTGTCCCAGTTCCTGGTCCCGCCCTCAGTCTGCCATTTTGCTGCTCTCTTATAGGCTCCAGAAATACTACATGCTTGTTGGTACTGACCTTACGGCCTGGCCCCTCAGTGGTCGTTGGCGGGGTGGGGGTTAAGATGGAGGATTGGGCGCTCCCAACCCCAGCCTCATTACCCAAGGTCGGGGTGGCTGTGGCTGGAGCGGGGATCTTTGGACAGGAAGGGCAGCGACAGGGTGTCAGATAGAGGTACATGAGAACTAGGACCAGGCTGACCACACAGCCCAGCAGGGTGGTGAATCCAGTGTTAAATGGCTCGTGAGACTCGTTGTCATTGGGCTGTACGACCGTCACGTTAACCTCCCGTGTTTCGTttcgctgctgctgctggtccAAAGCCATACACCAGTAGACACCGGAATCCTCGGCACTCGCTTTCATGATCTCCAAGGTACCATTGGTGTACATCTTTAATCCATCATTCCCCGGCGGCGCCACGTATTCCTGTTTCGGTGACACCCAGAAAAATGTCACATGCTGTCCAAGTAGAGTCGTAACACAGTGCAGCCACAAAGTCTTTCCTGCATTTACTGAAACGCTGCCCTCCTGCGCTTTAAGAGGCAGCCTCATCCCAGTGAAGTTGCATTTTTCAAAGTAGGAGTTACGCTGGAACAAACGCACCGGACCTTTTTGTATCCCAAAGACCAGACATGTGTGCTCCGGCTTGAAATCTGTCACTGAAGCAAACTCTCTCTCTAACCAGTGACGAAACAGCCCATACATCGAACACTCACACACCAGGGAGTTGTTATGAAGGTAAAGTCCGTTCTGGACCGCTGTGGGTAAGTTTGATATGTCCTCCAAAGGCAGTCTGGGTAAGCGGTTTGATGATAGGTCTAGTAAGTAAAGATGAGGGTGAGTGTGCTCTTGTATCGAAAAGAAAGGGAAGTCAGTCAGACGGTTATGGCTGAGGTAGGCCTTGCGGAGATTGCTCAGTCCGGCAAATGCTGTGCCTTCAACCTGGACGATGCGATTGTTGAACAACAACAGTTCCTCCAATCCAGGCAGATCTTGAAAATAATGCTGCTGCAAAACACGAAGCTGATTAGATGAAAGGTCCAAGTGTCTGAGCAGTGTCCCGGAGCT encodes the following:
- the amigo3 gene encoding amphoterin-induced protein 3 isoform X3; this translates as MLYVGGKSGFLQGVVAPTVIAPSPLWWSVVVLLVCLQLPQLSPAQASICLSGHGASQEGRCLCASDILSCTALGLLQVPREMPASAVTLDLSHNRIVQLQEGSFGGLSRLETLRLAHNQLTSIQPRAFRNSSGTLLRHLDLSSNQLRVLQQHYFQDLPGLEELLLFNNRIVQVEGTAFAGLSNLRKAYLSHNRLTDFPFFSIQEHTHPHLYLLDLSSNRLPRLPLEDISNLPTAVQNGLYLHNNSLVCECSMYGLFRHWLEREFASVTDFKPEHTCLVFGIQKGPVRLFQRNSYFEKCNFTGMRLPLKAQEGSVSVNAGKTLWLHCVTTLLGQHVTFFWVSPKQEYVAPPGNDGLKMYTNGTLEIMKASAEDSGVYWCMALDQQQQRNETREVNVTVVQPNDNESHEPFNTGFTTLLGCVVSLVLVLMYLYLTPCRCPSCPKIPAPATATPTLGNEAGVGSAQSSILTPTPPTTTEGPGRKIYPSNFYSLLPP
- the amigo3 gene encoding amphoterin-induced protein 3 isoform X1, coding for MLYVGGKSGFLQGVVAPTVIAPSPLWWSVVVLLVCLQLPQLSPAQASICLSGHGASQEGRCLCASDILSCTALGLLQVPREMPASAVTLDLSHNRIVQLQEGSFGGLSRLETLRLAHNQLTSIQPRAFRNSSGTLLRHLDLSSNQLRVLQQHYFQDLPGLEELLLFNNRIVQVEGTAFAGLSNLRKAYLSHNRLTDFPFFSIQEHTHPHLYLLDLSSNRLPRLPLEDISNLPTAVQNGLYLHNNSLVCECSMYGLFRHWLEREFASVTDFKPEHTCLVFGIQKGPVRLFQRNSYFEKCNFTGMRLPLKAQEGSVSVNAGKTLWLHCVTTLLGQHVTFFWVSPKQEYVAPPGNDGLKMYTNGTLEIMKASAEDSGVYWCMALDQQQQRNETREVNVTVVQPNDNESHEPFNTGFTTLLGCVVSLVLVLMYLYLTPCRCPSCPKIPAPATATPTLGNEAGVGSAQSSILTPTPPTTTEGPGRKVSTNKHVVFLEPIREQQNGRLRAGPGTGTVQGHLGPGLLLGAEHQSKLHNQSQQRAGETDSIISVFSDTPIMLP
- the amigo3 gene encoding amphoterin-induced protein 3 isoform X2 yields the protein MLYVGGKSGFLQGVVAPTVIAPSPLWWSVVVLLVCLQLPQLSPAQASICLSGHGASQEGRCLCASDILSCTALGLLQVPREMPASAVTLDLSHNRIVQLQEGSFGGLSRLETLRLAHNQLTSIQPRAFRNSSGTLLRHLDLSSNQLRVLQQHYFQDLPGLEELLLFNNRIVQVEGTAFAGLSNLRKAYLSHNRLTDFPFFSIQEHTHPHLYLLDLSSNRLPRLPLEDISNLPTAVQNGLYLHNNSLVCECSMYGLFRHWLEREFASVTDFKPEHTCLVFGIQKGPVRLFQRNSYFEKCNFTGMRLPLKAQEGSVSVNAGKTLWLHCVTTLLGQHVTFFWVSPKQEYVAPPGNDGLKMYTNGTLEIMKASAEDSGVYWCMALDQQQQRNETREVNVTVVQPNDNESHEPFNTGFTTLLGCVVSLVLVLMYLYLTPCRCPSCPKIPAPATATPTLGNEAGVGSAQSSILTPTPPTTTEGPGRKNFLFILTAGIPPSSVQLCLFRFHGN